TCATGGCCTGGGAGGAGAGGAAGCTTTTGTTACCTGAAAGACCAATGGtaggtggtggcttatgcttgtaacccagcactttgggaggctgaggtgggaggatcacttgggcccaggagttccagaccagtctgggcagcagagaccctatctctattaaaaaagtttttgttttaattagctgggctcgccgggcacagtggctcacacctgtaatcttaacattttgggaggtcaaggaaggtggatgtcttgaagtcaagagtttgaggccagcttggccaacataacaatacccagtctctgctaaaaatacaaaaattaaccaggcgtggtggcataagcctgtaatcccagctactgaggaggctgaggcacaagaattgcttgaaacttggaggcagagtttgtagtaaaccgagatcatgccactgcattccggcctaggtgacagagtgagattgtctcaaaaataaaataaaaatctgggcatggtggtgtattcctataatcccagctacttgggaggctgaggaaggaggatttcttgagccccagagcttgaggctgcagtgagccattatcatgccaccgcactgtagcccgggcaacagagcaaggtggctcaggcctgtaatccagcactttgagaggccaaggcaggcagattgcttgagtccaggagttcgagaacagcctgggcaacatggcaaaaccttctGGATACTGCTGGGAACAGAATGGACAAAGCTCCTTCCTTCACGGAGCTGACAGTTTCGTgggaataagaaaaaacaaacatcagcAAGATCTTAATATATATAAGATAATGTCAGGAGGCAATAAGGTGTTGAGAGGAGAGGGAATGGGGGCCAGGATGGCATGCAGCGAGAGCACAGGGGAGTCAGTgacttgttcattcattccttaGCACCTAGAATGCCCTCCATTTTTCAAACAAATggcacatttattgagcactagttgtgtgtgtgtgtggcacctGCCCCAAGAGGTGTTTAATGATTGCAGGCGGCATGGAAGGGAGGGAGATAGACGTCTCACCAGGGACACGGTTGTGATGATGGTGGCTGTCTCCCTGGGGAATTTCACTGCCTTTCTTTCCCCAGGTCTGGGATGAGCAGCTGGCCAGGGCTGCCGAGGCCTGGGCCACCCAGTGCATCTGGGCACACGGGCCTTCACAGCTGATGAGATACGTGGGCCAGAACCTCTCCATCCATTCTGGCCGCTGAGTGACCCTCTGCCCTTCCTTCactcagtcattcaacaaacacacaTTGAACACTTACTCTGTACCAGGTGCTGCACTTGACACTGGGATAGCATGGTGAACAAGGCAGACAAGCTCTCCGCCTGCAGGGGGCCTGCATTCTAGTTAGGAGGGCGCAAGCAAAAGCCTAACAAAGTTGTGTGCACATTGAATTGAGGcaagtcttgttttgttttgagaataaGTGCACAGATTGTCATGAAGAGTGAGGAGGGATTGGGAGGCTTATAATGTAGTATAAgggggcctggcgtggtggctcatgcctgtaatcccagcactttgggaggcctaggcggacggatcacttgagatcagtagttgaagaccagtttggccaacatggcgaaaccccatctctactaaaaatagaaaaattagcccagcgtggtggtgcatgcctgtagtcccagctactggggaggctgaggcaggagaatcacttgtggaTTTCTTAAGCCTGTAAAATTGCAAAAAGACATCTGCGAGACTGCCACGTGATGGtcagatttttattttgccaaataaGGATGTTAGAAAAACAACTGCCTTCCCAGCCTCGGGGAGAGTGGGAAGGAATTAAGGCCGGTCCTTTCAAGTGAGCTCAGTGGAAAGTCAGGGCCCTGTCTGTGTCTCTTTCATGTCTTTAACTGGTCACCACCAGCACCAGCCTCTGAGAGCCATGAATGGTCCCTCAGAGCCCTACAAAGCAGACATCGGGTGATTCAGTCCGGCCTCCATTTCACgtcccctctcccctgcccctgaACTCTTCCTGCCAGACTCCACCCCTACCCATGGCCATCACTCAAGGGGCTCACAGATAGAAAGAAATCGGTGttagaggctgggcactgtggctcacacctgtcatctcagcactttgggaggccaaggcaggcgtatcatgaggtcaagagattgaagccatcctggacaacatggtaaaacctcgtttctacttaaaatgcaaaaaattagcttggcatggcggcatgcacctgtagtcgcagctacttgggaggctgaggcagaagaattgcttgaacctgggaggtggaggtcgcaatgagcccagattgtgccactgcactccagcctggtgatagagtgagactccgtctcaaaaaaaaaaaaaaaaagaaagcagtgttAGAGACAAAGCCGTGCTGCTGTAAATTATGAATGTGcatttttccagattttctcCCTCATTGGCCcttttatgcatatttttgtatatttgtgcCTCTGTCAAATATGTGTGATTGAAAAAGCCCTCaaaggcagggcacggtggttcacacctgtaatcccagcactttgagagatcaaggcgagcggatcatctgaggtcaggagttcaagaccagcctggccaacacagtgaaacctcatccgtactaaaaatacaaaaactagccaggcgtggtggtgcacacctgtagtcccagctacttgggagtttgaggcacaagaattgctttaacccagaaggcagaggttttagtgagccgagatcgcaccactgcactccagcctgggcaacagagtgagacctcgtctcaaaaaaagaaagaaagaaagagaaaaaaccctCGGTCCCCCCAGATGGCTTTTCAGACTGCAGAGGGTGTCTAAGGTTGGCACACCAGTATCTGCCTTCTCACATCTTAGACAGCCCGAGGAGCCCTTCCTTCCCTAAAAATGCaaatgcttgggaggctgaggtgggtggatcacctgaggtcaggaattcaagaccagcctggccatcatggtgaaacccccatctttttctttacattttttaatttttacttttttctaagatgaggtttcaccatgatggccaggctggtcttgaactcttgacctcaggcgatccacccacctcaggctctcaaagtgctaggattacaggcctgagccaccacgcctggctgaaacccccatccttaaaaaaaaaaaaaaaaaaaaaaaaggccgggcgcggtggctcaagcctgtaatcccagcactttgggaggccgaggcgggtggatcacgaggtcgagagatcgagaccatcctggtcaacatggggaaaccccgtctctactaaaaatacaaaaaattagctgggcatggtggcacgtgcctgtaatcccagctactcaggaggctgaggcaggagaattgcctgaacccaggaggcggaggttgcggtgagccgagatcgcgccattgcactccagcctgggtaacaagagcgaaactccgtctcaaaaaaataaataaataaataaaataaataaaaattaaaaaaaaaagttcaaatttttttttaaaagaaaaaaaatgcaaacacactTGTCTGAGATGCCCACCTCCTGCCCGGCCCTCTGCATGAAAGTAACACATATACTTTCTATGAATTATCATGTGCCAAGTACAGGGAGGCACCTCACCTGGGTTCAGAACATCCCTGTGTGGCAAGGGCCACTGCCCTCCTGCTCAGAGATGGGAAACTGAGATGAGGGAAGGGAAGCAAAGTGACTCACCCAAGGTTACCAGCAAGTTGGCTGCCGAGCCACTTTTCCATCCTCTCCCCCGGCTTCGTCTGTGTCCCGCCTCCCCAGGTACCACTCTGTGGTGGATCTCGGGACGTCCTGGTCCGAGGAGAAGCGGCATTACTTGTTTCTGGACCCAAGGGACCATAACCCACACTGCCCCTGGCGCTGCGATGGCCCCGTCTGCTCCCACTATACCCAGGTACTCCTCCGTCAGGGCTGAGGGCCCCTGGGGTACACATGCTGGTGCTTTAGAGGAAAGGAATGTGTGGAGCAAAAATGAGAATGCGAACAGGGACCGTTCTGGGCTTCTTTTAACCAAAGAAGCATATTCCTGGAAAGTTGTGTGCACACTGAATGGGAGtgaatcttgttttttgtttgttcatttgtgttttgaaacagagtcttgctctgttgcccaggctggagtgtagaggtgagatctcggctcactgtaacctcccaggttcaagcaattctcctgtctcagcctcccaagtatctggaattacaggtgcacaccatcacgcctggctaatttttatattttcagtagagacagggttttgccatattggccaggcaggtcttgaactcctgacctcacgtgatccacccacctcagcctcccaaagtgctaggataataagggtgagccaccacgccctgctatgAATCTTGTTTTGTTTCGAGTATCTTaggtattttctgttttctcaggtTCCCTCtctagtggttcatgcctataaccccagcactttgggaggctgaggtgggaggatcgctggaggccaggagttgaagactagcctgggcaacttcgtgagactcaaaaaaaaatgccaggtgtggtggtgggtggtgcatatctgtagtcccagctactcaggaggctgaggcaggaggatcacttgagcctgggaggtcaaggctgcagtgagccttgattgggccactgcactccagcctaggcaacagagtgagacattgtcttaaaaaaatttaaaaaaagctgtAGAGCATTGAGTGCCAATATCAAATGTGTTAAcacttattatatataaaaatacagtgcAACATGCTGTCGCAAGTACTCGGACAGAAACTTCCAATTTTATGACTAATGTCTTCTTTCAACCCGGTCGCTCTGTGACTCACTTGAAGGTAAAGTCAAAAGCCTAAATGTGAGAACTTCTAGGAAACGTGACACAAACCAAACGTCCTTCCTGAGTTCCCGTGATCcattattaccttcattttactAGTGaagcaaactgaggcacagagcggTTGAGTCAAAGTCACACGGGTTGTGTGAAAGTCACAGGGACTTCTGAATCCATGTGAAGTCACAGCATggtcaaagtcacacagctggtgataTTGAGATTCTGATCCAAGTCTGTTTGACTCAAAAGTTCGTGTTTTAACAATAATACAACAATGATTTTCAAAGCTTGGTCActaggttaaagaaaaaaagatgccaggtacagtggttcatgcctgtaatccccgcactttgggaggccgaggcatgtggattgcctgagctcaggagtttgagatcagactgggcagctcggtgaaatcctgtctctactaaaaatacaatagagatccaagatggctgatcactagcagctcgggattgtagctcccactgaaagcgcaaagagggagaggacgccacaccttcacatgaattcttgttgcgcacgcaccaggagattcccagcggaggagccccacgggtcgccatcgcgactcttgtgaccggagaggcggttttgccggcgcctcggagcgttggttcttggtgcagagtcagaaaagcaccatcaatcttaacgccgctgatttggtcggcgcagtgggttgctcagatttcggcgctgagaatcaataagttggacgtccactcagaaacccaattacaaagacggtaattataaagaccacatggataaatctacaacgaaaggaagaaaacagccaaaaaaggctgagaatacccaagatcagaatgcctctccctcagcgggggatcccagttcctcatcagcaacgaaacaaggcttgatggagaacgagtgtgttccaattacagaagcaggcttcaaaatgtggataataagaaacttctgtgaattaaaagaacttgttctaacacaatccagagaaactaagaactttgaaaaaaggtttgatgaaatgttaacaagaatacacaatttagagaggaatataagtgaatcgatggagttgaaaaacaatacaagaactacgtcaagtatgcacaagttttaacagccgaattgatcaagcagaagaaaggatatcagaggtcgaagaccaaatcaatgaaataaaacaagaagacaagattagagaaaaaaggataaaaaggaacgagcaaagtctccaagaaatatgggactatgtgaaaagacctaatctacgcttgataggtgtacctgaatgtgacgaagagaatgaatccaagctggaaaatacgcttcaggatattattcaggaaaattttcccaacctagtaaggcaagataatattcaactccaggcaatacagagaacaccacaaagatattcctcaagaagagcaactccgggccgggtgcggtggctcaagcctgtaatcccagcactttgggaggccgagacgggtggatcacgaggtcaagagatcgagaccagcctggtcaacatggtgaaaccccgtctctactaaaaatacaaaaaattagctgggcatggtggtgcgtgcctgtaatcccagctactcaggaggctgaggcaggagaattgcctgaacccaggaggcggaggttgcagtgagccgagatcgcgccattgcactccagcctgggcaacaagagcgaaactccgtctcaaaaaaaaaaaagagcaactccaaggcacataatcgtcagatttacccgggttgaaatgaaggagaaaatactaagggcagccaaagagaaagatcaggttacccacaaagggaagcctatcagacttgcagcaggtctctcagcagaaaccctacaagccagaagagagtagggaccaatattcaacatccttaaagaaaagaactttcaacccagaatttcacatccagccaagctaagcttcatcagtgaaggaaaagtaaagttttttgtgaacaagcaagcactcagagatttcatcaccaccaggcctgctttacaagagcttctgaaagaaccactacacatagaaaggaacaaacagtatcagcctttctaaaaaataccaaaaagagcatcaatataatgaagaatttacatcaacgaatggacaaaatagccagctaatattaaatggcagtattaaactcacataaatcattgttaattctaaatttaaattgactaaatcccccaatccaaagacagacaggcaatttagataaaaaactaaaacccatcagtatgctgcatccagacccatctcacattcaaggatacacaaagactcaaaacaagggatggagaaagatttaccaaccagagagctaaaataaataaataaaaagcagaagttacaatttttgcctctgataaaatagttgttaaagcaacaaagatcaaaagaagcaaagaaggacattatataatgataaaaggatcaatgcaacaagaagagctaaagatcctaaatatgtatgcacccaatacaggaatacccagacatataagactaataaagagacagactcccacacaataatagttggagacttcaacattaatattagacagatcaatgagacagaaaattaacaacgatatccaggacttgaactcagatctggaacaagtaaacgtaattaacatttatagaactctccactttaaatatacaaaatatacactcttatcagtaccacatcatatcaacttagaagtttaaacaaaatgttggttggctccttgtttgttattctcttccctcataaaaaaaaaaaaatacaaaaaattagccgagtgtggtggtgtatgcctgtagtcccagctacttgggaggctgaggcagaagaattgcttgatcttagaaggcagaggttgcagtgaggcaggagaatcacatgaatctgggaggcggaggttacagtgagccgggatatcgtcactgcactccagcctgggcaacagtgagactctgtctccaaaaataaataaataaataaataaataaataatgaaacaaaccctgtctcaaaaaaaaaaaaaaaaaaaaaaaaaaaaaaaaaaaaaaaaaagttaaaaacaaaaaaggaaaggaaaaaaagagtaacCAAGGCTTGCAGATGTGACTTGCCCCACGTCCCAGGGCTGGCGAATGGCAGCGTTGAGATCTGGACATCTGCGTGAAGGTTGCTCACCTAACGCTCCTCTGTCTCCCTGGGACCTTTTCTCTTTTGGGGGCAACTGGATTGGCAAGGCCCCATACAAAATGGGAAAGCCATGCTCCGCCTGTCCCCCCAGTTACCAAGGCAGCTGCAGTAGCTTGCCTGGGCTGAAATCCAATAAGCTCCTGAGCTTCTGATTTTTCTCTGAGCTTTGGTGTGTCTCCAGCTGGAGCTGCCCCTCCACATCCTGCCTTCAAAATACTGGGTGGAGgaataattttttctgtaaaggatatGAGTTAGAATCATCCCTATTGAACTTTCCCTCCTAGATTCCCTTTCTTAAATGTCCAACATGCGTTAGAAGAAAATGacctccctgcctgccttcttttctaCTTGCAAAACCTTTCTTTTCTTGGGCCTCCAGAAAAGAGCCCTGCATGTTTCATTAATCCAGTTCTCAGAGAACCAAGGCTGGAAGGCACAGAACTGGTGCCTTAGGACCGGggatgatggctcacacctaaaatcccagcatgatgggaggccgaggtgggagaatcacttgagtcctggagttggagaacagcctggaaaacatggcaataccccatctctatttaaaaacaaacagaaatcctgGCACCTTGGTTTTGTGACTGTCTGGCTTTGTCAAACCCAAATGACTTTGTCCATCCAATGAAAGGAATTCTTCCgagtgtggcggctcacgcctgtaaacccaacactttgggagctgaggcaggtggatcacatgaggtcaacagttcgagaccagcctggccaatatggtgaaacctcgtctctactaaaaattcaaaaattagccggggatggtggctcgcttctgtagtcccagctacttgggaggctgaggcaggagaatctcttgaacctgggaggcagaagttacggtgagcagagatggagccgctgcactccagcctaggcacaGAGACAAGactatctctttaaaaagaaagaaagaaagaaagataatctGCTGTCATTCATCCAATAACAGCCAACCAGTTTCTGGGCAGCCTTTGAAGACTTGTGATTCCCTCCCTAAATTGGGCACACTTCAGacccatgattttaaaaaaacaatgaaattggcTTGTGGACATCCCACCCAACTCCCACTGCATGGTCTTGAAGCCACCACGGAGTCCAGGTCCCCCCTTTTTACAGATGGgtacactgaggctcagagcaggGTGTAACTTACCCAGAGCTACACAGCTTGTCTTTGATGGCCAAGGTTAGAGCAGAGTCTCTGACAGCCTCTCAGAACTGGGAAGTGAAAGCCGGTGTTGGCCTGAGGGgactctcagtctctctctttgATCTACCGCTTGTTCTATCTCTGCCTGGTTTTCTGTTTCAGTCTCTGtgtctctcattctttttctcccagACAATCTTACTCTCATTCCAATAAGCcatttcccctctccccaccccatcccacccagTGATCGTAGGGCACAAAAGGCCTTTTATCTCCAGAGATAGTAAAATCTCCTCCCTCAGACCTTGCCCTGGG
This is a stretch of genomic DNA from Saimiri boliviensis isolate mSaiBol1 chromosome 9, mSaiBol1.pri, whole genome shotgun sequence. It encodes these proteins:
- the R3HDML gene encoding LOW QUALITY PROTEIN: peptidase inhibitor R3HDML (The sequence of the model RefSeq protein was modified relative to this genomic sequence to represent the inferred CDS: substituted 1 base at 1 genomic stop codon); the encoded protein is MRAAHESHPLRCARVPEPARSPSWPLAGSAACPSPSAWLLSALSWPPQPRQATRWSPAGSKCQLQRVWDEQLARAAEAWATQCIWAHGPSQLMRYVGQNLSIHSGRXVTLCPSFTQYHSVVDLGTSWSEEKRHYLFLDPRDHNPHCPWRCDGPVCSHYTQGWRMAALRSGHLREGCSPNAPLSPWDLFSFGGNWIGKAPYKMGKPCSACPPSYQGSCSSLPGLKSNKLLSF